The following proteins come from a genomic window of Nostoc sp. TCL26-01:
- a CDS encoding TM2 domain-containing protein, with amino-acid sequence MANLNTSQPAKQLLAGYCGIVFGGFGIHKFILGYTTEGFIMLVISVVGGSFSYGITLLIMQLIGLIEGMIYLNKTPEEFVDTYLVNKQNWF; translated from the coding sequence ATGGCAAACCTCAATACTAGTCAACCAGCCAAGCAACTATTAGCTGGTTATTGCGGAATTGTTTTTGGTGGGTTTGGAATTCATAAATTTATTTTAGGTTATACCACTGAAGGTTTTATTATGTTGGTTATATCTGTAGTTGGTGGTTCTTTTTCTTACGGAATTACTTTGTTGATTATGCAGCTTATAGGATTAATTGAAGGCATGATCTACTTAAACAAGACTCCAGAAGAATTTGTAGATACCTACTTAGTGAATAAACAAAATTGGTTTTAG